Proteins co-encoded in one Aspergillus flavus chromosome 2, complete sequence genomic window:
- a CDS encoding putative rhamnogalacturonase, whose product MLFPTLVVTAAFAGGTLALPTGDDAPFLKVVSSTEAIVGNSIWNATVGASVVKPIYYQGKEIVGDAKGQYYSYVDQTESFNFSNATIVDSDDDFIDVQFTTSEGEQHWVIYRNQHGAYQYFINKALPSPLGEWRSVSRLDNATFTNGHTTYRQGALPELSEIESGEKVQDETWELSDGSYITKYDWSDFINSAKAWGVYGDGIGCWYIHPSKEYINGDHLKQELMLHRESSSGDTVLLNMIHGLHFLTGEEHEFAEGRVWGPWLWYLNNGSVEDANAKYDEEVQSWPYSFPNADIEAGHHQRASSVSGVITLSDGRAASGASVMLGDNESSQLPAEQGVNYYYRTTADSDGNFSFENVRAATYALYAWAGNNSDIGDVSTNLTANGIEISESTSAIDLGEYTWDAQNRTKIWQIGTLDRLACSFKNGCSGYHHGLSDESPADLEYTINSSETSNWSYVQTAEGTWQVKFELSDDPASDAVAILSTSLAGYSSGVNIEITAQGGNVTVGELSDLTNDPSVYRSSTFCGLHRYEEFEVPAGTLVKGSNTIEFTVTKTSQWHGFMWDSILLEWS is encoded by the coding sequence ATGCTCTTTCCTACACTTGTTGTCACAGCAGCCTTTGCAGGAGGTACTCTAGCTTTGCCGACTGGCGATGATGCACCATTCCTAAAGGTGGTCAGCTCGACTGAAGCTATCGTGGGTAACTCAATCTGGAATGCAACTGTTGGTGCCAGCGTGGTCAAGCCTATATACTACCAAGGCAAAGAGATTGTCGGTGATGCGAAAGGACAGTACTATTCCTATGTCGACCAAACCGAGTCCTTCAATTTCTCAAACGCGACGATCGTGGATTCCGACGACGACTTTATCGATGTTCAATTTACGACCTCAGAAGGCGAGCAGCATTGGGTTATTTACCGCAACCAGCACGGCGCATACCAATACTTCATCAACAAGGCCCTCCCATCACCCTTGGGCGAGTGGCGAAGTGTGTCACGCCTTGACAATGCGACCTTCACCAACGGTCATACGACATACAGACAAGGCGCTTTACCAGAGCTGTCTGAGATCGAGTCTGGCGAGAAAGTCCAGGACGAGACGTGGGAACTCTCCGATGGTAGCTATATTACCAAGTACGATTGGAGTGACTTCATCAATTCGGCCAAGGCTTGGGGTGTATATGGCGACGGGATCGGCTGCTGGTATATCCACCCGTCCAAAGAATACATCAACGGAGACCACCTGAAGCAGGAGCTTATGCTCCACCGCGAAAGTAGTAGCGGTGATACAGTGCTGTTGAACATGATACACGGGCTACACTTCCTTACCGGGGAAGAACACGAGTTCGCTGAAGGAAGGGTCTGGGGTCCTTGGCTCTGGTACCTCAACAACGGCTCGGTCGAGGATGCGAACGCAAAGTATGATGAGGAGGTCCAGTCGTGGCCCTACAGCTTCCCCAACGCCGACATTGAGGCCGGTCATCACCAACGCGCATCCTCTGTGAGTGGCGTCATTACATTATCAGATGGTCGCGCTGCCTCAGGAGCCAGCGTCATGCTTGGCGATAATGAAAGCTCCCAGCTCCCAGCCGAACAGGGTGTCAACTACTACTATAGGACAACAGCCGACAGCGACGGAAACTTCTCATTTGAGAACGTCCGTGCTGCGACTTACGCCCTCTATGCTTGGGCGGGCAACAACTCCGATATTGGCGATGTATCCACTAACCTGACGGCCAACGGCATTGAGATTTCCGAGTCTACCTCTGCAATTGATCTAGGTGAATACACCTGGGATGCCCAGAACCGGACCAAGATCTGGCAGATCGGTACACTTGACCGTCTCGCTTGTAGCTTCAAAAACGGCTGCAGTGGGTACCACCACGGTCTATCGGACGAGTCCCCCGCGGACCTTGAGTACACTATTAACAGCTCGGAGACCTCAAACTGGTCTTACGTTCAGACAGCTGAGGGGACGTGGCAAGTCAAGTTCGAACTTTCTGATGACCCAGCATCGGATGCAGTTGCGATCTTATCAACAAGTCTGGCAGGCTACAGCTCGGGAGTAAACATCGAAATCACTGCGCAAGGTGGTAATGTGACTGTCGGTGAACTCAGTGATCTCACAAATGATCCTTCTGTATATCGCAGCTCAACATTCTGCGGCCTTCACCGATACGAGGAGTTTGAAGTACCCGCTGGTACCTTGGTGAAGGGCTCGAACACGATCGAGTTCACCGTTACGAAAACATCTCAATGGCATGGCTTTATGTGGGACAGCATTCTGCTTGAATGGTCATGA